Proteins encoded in a region of the Anopheles aquasalis chromosome 2, idAnoAquaMG_Q_19, whole genome shotgun sequence genome:
- the LOC126571630 gene encoding uncharacterized protein LOC126571630, protein MTNQESYPAVQTEWTKTSSRPEFQANVIREEEDSNAEASVIVNENTKSRAPRVNFITQQTKSPDHSEIRTGKEKIIYELYRKPLARLYYERPIPKAYDSFMAPSQPPVYPSRSFNKYEPLHPEMFDRMYPPAPHHYDHYYERRYDSDSYDSYFPRYKYPYYYYFPDNRYDIPMPHRDRNYIYTNHLLNGFSETNRPISLRNRRIIYYATLPEIVRTPPNVELRYRVQGYHNKYDPIQMASPTATFGAYKEIDAGVANSVNNNKYVSSKPIKIIRELEAERDHQHMTISRGQSCGARNYAVHWG, encoded by the exons ATGACAAATCAAGAGAGCTATCCTGCCGTGCAAACCGAGTGGACAAAGACATCATCTAGGCCAGAATTTCAAGCTAATGTGATTCGAGAAGAGGAGGATTCAAATGCAGAAGCGTCAGTAATAGTGAACGAAAATACGAAGTCACGTGCGCCGAGAGTAAATTTCATAACGCAACAAACCAAAAGCCCGGATCATTCTGAAATCCGcactggaaaagaaaaaattaTATACGAGCTCTATAGAAAGCCACTAGCCAGGCTTTACTACGAGCGGCCAATTCCAAAAGCATATGACTCGTTTATGGCTCCCTCGCAGCCTCCAGTGTATCCGTCCCGGTCGTTCAACAAATACGAACCATTGCATCCCGAAATGTTTGACCGTATGTACCCACCTGCTCCACATCATTATGATCACTACTATGAACGACGATATGATTCTGATTCTTATGATTCCTACTTTCCTCGATACAAATATCCTTACTACTACTATTTTCCGGACAACCGCTATGATATTCCGATGCCACATAGGGATCGCAATTACATATACACGAATCATCTACTGAACGGATTCTCAGAAACTAATCGTCCAATTAGTCTGCGTAACCGACGAATCATTTACTATGCAACATTACCCGAAATAGTGCGTACACCGCCGAACGTAGAGTTGCGTTATCGAGTGCAAGGCTATCATAACAAATACGATCCAATTCAAATGGCCTCTCCAACTGCAACATTCGGTGCTTATAAGGAAATAGATGCTGGGGTTGCTAATAGCGTGAACAACAATAAGTACGTTAGTTCAAAACCGATAAAAATTATTAGAGA GTTGGAGGCCGAACGAGATCACCAACACATGACCATCTCACGCGGCCAATCGTGTGGAGCACGCAACTATGCTGTGCACTGGGGGTAa
- the LOC126573147 gene encoding uncharacterized protein LOC126573147 has product MEESTISMQMDVKLDIRERKLEFSHMKSWSQYFVKIEAVKCFPCYMRISFFSSPNDRTTDLIVRINIPGLTVQMATSRTKQHSYGLFWKNNRKRCCAYFAFETQLMCERHLRWMKKSIRNLELYRQEMMQLRRASRTPACEIRREMQPLALMAPPSVMVPSALGFAAWDDLGIYQNLDYTGNVMDLQDFLGPLPTVPCDQSGQLYRPQSAPSGGAVGESHRDSAMSGIYEEIRDTGTDQVNSQLSRLSIASGIYEEMRPVSAERSKGVQEEPTTPPPPLPPRRRLNTNEDMEDELNRSLPTPEMDSLKKKRNWLRLDAVFGRKRTTSGDSQGSSSLSRKGQASKKPGLEQEKSGNTSPVAVVHRKNVCRLRFGGNKRNSFSSPDLSRLQIDIEPVKATGDDELAVGNTSYDNLSDGNGSCTSEFYPQHNIDYIELDFGSSEYLNMSIASSSGGLELETENRSSAPDGRRLNISERILEGFNRSANSSTVNLVGMACSASIPETEEPMEETSSVRHESACDKQQNTGGYIEMGAPGTGFNRQKLIEQGDEEKKQAPKSIGDNGSESIYMIMTGGGKHPEPIRSSSTSSSSSSSSGVSSASDRSVISIDSCSVPMKRNSVDDKIPSYYPNEEILRLPPRKISTDTCSPKVVVVCPDKSPFYGNCTPVASQSATTLPRTFKSAQRPVAEATQDMQDRVQETFRTPKPVHRRHFTAGRNALEAQPGDCMGSSPESSPKLFPKYATFSRGSSSKAMGADSVSPLSSGKRFSSMSRFGKIDFTPLRLKINSVLQRQGSGDVFKTP; this is encoded by the exons ATGGAGGAGAGTACGATAAGCATGCAGATGGATGTAAAGCTGGACATCCGCGAGAGGAAGCTCGAGTTCTCGCACATGAAG TCATGGTCCCAGTACTTTGTGAAGATCGAGGCGGTCAAGTGTTTCCCGTGCTATATgcgaatttcatttttctcctcACCGAACGATCGTACAACTGATCTGATCGTGCGTATTAACATTCCCGGACTGACGGTGCAGATGGCCACCTCGCGCACCAAGCAACATTCGTACGGTCTTTTCTGGAAAAACAATCGTAAACGGTGCTGCGCCTACTTCGCCTTCGAGACGCAGCTGATGTGTGAACGCCACCTTCGATGGATGAAAAAGTCGATTCGCAATCTCGAGCTGTACCGCCAGGAGATGATGCAGTTGCGACGTGCCAGTCGAACTCCGGCCTGTGAGATCCGGCGCGAGATGCAGCCACTCGCTCTTATGGCACCTCCATCGGTGATGGTGCCATCTGCACTAGGTTTTGCCGCTTGGGATGATCTCGGCATTTATCAGAATCTCGATTACACGGGGAACGTTATGGATTTGCAGGACTTTCTGGGACCGCTTCCGACAGTTCCATGCGATCAGTCAGGTCAGCTCTATCGTCCACAATCTGCTCCTTCCGGTGGTGCCGTCGGCGAAAGCCATCGCGATTCAGCTATGTCGGGTATTTACGAAGAAATTCGTGACACTGGCACCGATCAGGTCAACTCCCAGCTATCGCGCCTTTCAATCGCTTCCGGTATCTACGAAGAGATGCGACCAGTGTCGGCAGAGCGGTCAAAAGGGGTGCAAGAGGAACCTACAACCCCACCGCCTCCGCTACCACCCCGGCGGCGTCTCAACACTAACGAAGACATGGAAGACGAGCTCAATCGCTCGTTACCCACACCGGAAATGGATAGTTTAAAGAAGAAACGGAACTGGTTGCGCTTAGATGCGGTGTTTGGTCGCAAGCGTACGACAAGCGGCGACTCCCAGGGGAGTTCTTCATTGTCTAGAAAaggacaagcaagcaagaaaccGGGACTGGAGCAAGAAAAGTCTGGAAACACATCTCCGGTGGCCGTTGTGCACCGAAAGAACGTCTGTCGATTGCGTTTCGGAGGAAATAAGCGAAACAGTTTTTCGAGTCCCGATCTTAGTCGCTTGCAGATCGATATAGAACCGGTCAAGGCAACCGGCGATGATGAGCTGGCGGTCGGCAACACATCTTATGACAATCTTTCAGATGGCAATGGTTCCTGTACGTCCGAGTTTTATCCGCAACACAACATCGATTACATCGAGCTGGACTTTGGTTCGTCAGAGTATCTGAACATGTCCATCGCATCATCCTCAGGAGGCCTGGAGTTAGAGACGGAGAACCGATCAAGTGCACCAGATGGTCGCCGTTTGAACATCTCGGAACGAATTCTGGAAGGCTTCAATCGCTCGGCGAACTCGTCAACAGTGAACCTTGTCGGTATGGCTTGCAGTGCGTCAATTCCGGAAACCGAAGAACCAATGGAAGAAACTTCATCAGTAAGGCATGAGTCAGCGTGCGATAAACAGCAGAACACGGGCGGCTACATAGAAATGGGAGCCCCGGGAACGGGTTTCAACCGCCAAAAACTTATCGAGCAAGGTGATGAGGAGAAAAAGCAAGCCCCAAAGAGTATCGGTGATAACGGTAGTGAATCGATTTACATGATAATGACCGGAGGTGGAAAACATCCGGAACCAATTCGATCCAGCTCgaccagtagcagtagcagtagcagcagcggcgtcaGTAGTGCAAGTGATCGGTCAGTAATCAGCATTGATTCGTGCAGCGTTCCCATGAAACGTAATTCGGTCGATGATAAGATTCCTTCGTACTATCCAAACGAAGAGATTCTTCGATTACCACCACGCAAAATCTCTACGGACACATGCAGcccgaaggtggtggtggtctgtcCCGACAAATCGCCATTCTATGGAAACTGTACACCAGTGGCCTCGCAATCAGCAACTACGCTACCGCGAACGTTCAAATCAGCTCAACGTCCTGTTGCAGAAGCTACTCAGGATATGCAGGATCGCGTACAGGAAACATTCCGTACGCCAAAGCCAGTCCATCGGCGTCACTTTACTGCCGGTCGTAATGCGCTAGAAGCACAACCGGGTGACTGTATGGGGTCGTCGCCAGAATCGTCACCAAAACTGTTTCCAAAGTATGCAACATTCTCCAGAGGAAGTTCTTCAAAGGCAATGGGAGCCGATTCAGTCAGTCCTTTAAGCAGTGGAAAGCGATTCAGTTCGATGTCTCGATTCGGCAAAATCGATTTCACACCACTACGGCTGAAAATCAACAGTGTGCTACAGCGACAAGGGTCGGGGGATGTGTTCAAAACTCCCTAG